From a region of the Nonlabens sp. Hel1_33_55 genome:
- a CDS encoding M1 family metallopeptidase, with translation MKAIKFLFMSMMLISFGAFAQDAPAEEKAPEHYNENKFRQMYQEFSTPNEYRSASGAPGPAYYQQRADYEMDVRLDDVNHHLYGYETITYTNKSPDVLSYLWVQLDQNMRAKDSKTPMIEGGRIDPYATAAGFTGSFLEQPFDGGFNITKVLDSKGNPLKYTINQTMMRVELPSKLESGKSFEFDIEWDYNINDHVNGRGRSGYEQTPDGNRSYVIAQFYPRMAVYNDVEGWQNSQFWGRDEFALPFGSFEVNITVPSDHWLDGTGKLTNRKDVYTKEEMNRYERATKSYDKPVIIRTQAEAEKMAQGSAETAQGTKTWKLEADFVRDFGWTSSRRYIADAMAVKVGKSDVMAVSIYPPEGNPLWEQWSTYAVAQTLESYSRMTFDYPYHKAISVHAKNQGMEYPMICWNYGRPEEDGSYSDRVKYGMISVIIHEVGHNYFPMIVNSDERQWTWMDEGLNTFVQYVAEQDFGENYPEALKGDTDLDAYPSRRGPAAAIVPYMGGDQRYIAPIMTKGLNTYQFGSNAYAKPATGLNILRETIMGRELFDYSFREYSNRWMFKHPTPEDFFRTMEDASAVDLDWFWRGWFYSTQYTDMAIGDVEQFYVSNEVNAEMKELAAERNIPLERFKGLVFMVKKDSEDYKAEMDGQDPKEDAVALKEYLMDNFTPEERAQLKNPKYFYQITVDKPGGLVMPIILEYTYADGTTEKVTHPAEIWRYNDKQVTLSKGSTKEITKIAIDPDLETADIDVSNNVWPQEATVDKFEEMKN, from the coding sequence TGCTGATTATGAAATGGACGTGCGTCTAGATGATGTTAACCATCATTTATATGGTTATGAAACCATCACATATACTAACAAATCTCCAGATGTACTTTCCTACTTATGGGTGCAGTTGGATCAAAACATGCGTGCAAAGGACAGTAAAACACCTATGATTGAAGGTGGAAGAATTGATCCTTATGCAACCGCTGCTGGATTTACCGGTAGTTTCTTAGAGCAACCATTTGATGGTGGATTTAATATTACCAAAGTTCTTGACAGTAAAGGAAACCCATTGAAATACACCATCAATCAAACGATGATGCGTGTGGAATTACCTTCAAAGCTAGAGTCTGGAAAATCTTTTGAATTTGACATTGAATGGGATTACAACATCAATGATCACGTGAATGGTCGTGGTCGTAGTGGTTATGAGCAAACCCCAGACGGTAACCGCTCTTATGTAATCGCACAGTTCTATCCACGTATGGCCGTTTATAATGACGTTGAAGGATGGCAAAACAGCCAGTTCTGGGGACGTGATGAATTTGCATTGCCATTCGGTTCTTTTGAAGTGAACATAACCGTTCCTTCTGACCACTGGTTAGACGGTACTGGTAAATTGACAAACCGCAAGGATGTCTATACTAAAGAAGAAATGAATCGCTATGAAAGAGCGACTAAATCATACGACAAGCCAGTAATTATAAGAACACAAGCTGAAGCTGAAAAAATGGCTCAAGGAAGTGCTGAAACAGCTCAAGGAACTAAAACTTGGAAACTGGAAGCAGACTTCGTTCGTGATTTCGGTTGGACATCTTCTAGAAGATATATCGCAGATGCGATGGCAGTAAAAGTTGGCAAAAGCGATGTAATGGCTGTTTCTATCTATCCGCCAGAAGGGAATCCACTTTGGGAGCAATGGTCAACTTATGCGGTTGCACAAACATTGGAATCCTACTCAAGAATGACATTTGATTATCCTTACCATAAGGCAATTTCAGTTCACGCAAAAAATCAAGGGATGGAGTACCCAATGATTTGTTGGAATTATGGACGTCCAGAAGAAGATGGTTCTTATTCTGACCGTGTGAAGTACGGAATGATTTCCGTTATTATTCACGAGGTAGGACACAACTATTTCCCGATGATTGTTAACTCTGACGAGCGCCAATGGACGTGGATGGATGAAGGTTTGAACACTTTTGTACAATATGTAGCAGAGCAGGATTTTGGAGAAAATTACCCAGAAGCCTTGAAAGGTGATACAGATCTTGATGCTTACCCATCACGTCGTGGACCAGCAGCAGCGATTGTACCTTATATGGGCGGCGATCAACGTTACATTGCACCAATTATGACTAAGGGTTTAAATACCTATCAGTTTGGTTCTAACGCTTACGCGAAACCTGCTACAGGTTTAAACATTTTGCGTGAAACGATCATGGGAAGAGAATTGTTTGATTATTCCTTCCGTGAGTATTCCAACAGATGGATGTTCAAGCACCCAACACCAGAAGATTTTTTCCGTACGATGGAAGATGCTAGTGCTGTGGATCTAGACTGGTTCTGGAGAGGTTGGTTCTACTCCACCCAATATACTGACATGGCTATAGGTGATGTAGAGCAATTCTATGTTTCCAATGAAGTTAATGCAGAGATGAAAGAACTTGCTGCAGAGCGTAATATTCCTCTAGAGCGATTCAAAGGTTTGGTTTTCATGGTTAAGAAAGACTCTGAAGATTACAAAGCAGAAATGGACGGTCAAGATCCTAAGGAAGATGCGGTAGCATTGAAAGAATACTTAATGGATAACTTCACACCTGAAGAAAGAGCACAGCTCAAAAACCCTAAGTATTTCTACCAAATCACCGTGGACAAACCAGGCGGATTGGTAATGCCTATCATCTTAGAATACACCTATGCTGATGGAACGACTGAAAAAGTAACGCACCCAGCAGAAATTTGGAGATACAATGACAAGCAAGTCACGTTGTCCAAAGGTTCTACTAAGGAGATTACAAAAATCGCCATCGATCCAGATCTTGAAACAGCAGATATAGACGTGTCCAACAATGTATGGCCACAAGAAGCTACTGTAGATAAGTTTGAAGAAATGAAGAATTAG